In Deltaproteobacteria bacterium, the genomic stretch GCATCTTGAATACCGATAAACGCACCGGTGGCCGCTGCAATCCCGGCACGCACCGCAGAGCCTTTGCCTTTATTCTCTGAATGAAAAATGAAGACAGCCTTTGAACTAAAATCAAAGCTTTCCAATAGAGCGCGGGAGCCGTCGGCGGAGCAATCATCGATGAAAACCAGCTCCTTTTCACAAGGTAGCTTCAGTTCATCCAATGCTTTGAGAAACGCGGGGAGGTTTTTTACTTCGTTGTAGATCGGCACCACAATGCTGACTCGGTGATCCGAGCTGCATTGTGATGATGTGCCCGCTACGGGCAATGGCGCCGATTCATACATAACAACCTTTAGAGTGCCCTATCTTCGATGCATAAGTCATCCACACAAGTCGTGTTTTCTGGGCATGTCATCGCTGCCGTACATTCCATACGTGCACATCGGCCGCTATCGCTGCAACCAAACATCGGCACCGCGCATTCACCGCCCGTGCACCAGCTGATGCCGCACTTGCCGCTGCTTAAGCAGTAAAGCCCTGGAGGACAGTCGTCCTGACCATTGCTGCTGCTGCACTCGATAACGCAGGCACCCAGATTACACACTGTGCTTCCCGGGCAATCCGCATCAACACCGCATCCGTTACACACACCACCTGGAGCGGTTCGGGTACATGTGAGGTTCGTATTGTTTTCTTGGCAGTCTTCGTTGGTTACGCACTGACCGATAGGCCGACCCGCATAAGGATCTGGCTGAGGAACATCGCATTCACCGTTGGAGCCAAACGCTACATACGCGGCGCGGCGAAAACAATCATTGGAGTAAGTCACGCCATCGCAGCCGCAGACCGGATCGTATTCCTCTGTGCACATGACCGCTTCAGGTACAACACAGGTACCCATCATATCGCTTCCACAAAAGTCATACTCACTCATGTCGCACACCTGACCTGCGTCACAAGTTAGTCCAGCGAAGCCGCCGCAATCATTGCCCGCGGTATCGCTTGGGTCAGTAGCGTCACTCGCATCAGAAGCGTCGCTCGTATCAGAAGCGTCGCTAGCGTCAGAGGCGTCACTCGTATCAGAAGCGTCGCTAGCGTCAGAAGTATCACTCGCATCAGAGGCGTCGCTCGTATCGGAAGCGTCGCTAGCATCAGAAGTATCGCTAGCGTCAGAGGCGTCGCTCGTATCAGAAGCGTCGCTGGCGTCAGAAGCATCAGAAGAGTCAACAGGATCCGAGTCGGCGGAACTGCAGCCCACAACCAAGAGACTTAGACTGAAACCGAGTAGGATAAAGAAAGGCAGAGGCCGGCGTTGCATGTGAGCTCCTAATTTGTGAATTCAAGGGCCTGTTTATAGCCTTTTGAGCCCATTCGTCGAGCGTTCAATTGCCTTTGCGGTCAAAAATCATAGGAAGAGGAAGGCGGGTATTGTGGCGGCTCAGCAAAATCGCGGCGGTATTGCACTCATGGGCAATACGCATGGCGGGGTTTTCGAGGAGATTCGCGTGCGGGATTCGTCCGAGGCCTAAAATGATGAGGTCATAGTTCTCCGAGACCTCCAAAATAGCCTCCACCGGCGTATCACTCTTGAGTACTTCTACGTTGACGTGTGTTGGCAGCTTCACTTCGGCCAATCGTTCAATGGTTTGACGTGTATCCTTCACGCTCGCCTCAGATGCGGAAGCGGGCACCACCGAGATAAAAGTAACCTCACGGTCTTTGCCTCGGCTAAGGCTACCTAGGAACCGGGCACGCAGTTCGTGCTCAGTTCCCCGGCCTGCAACCGGCACGAGAATTTTTCGAGCTTCGTGCAGCTGCCACTCAGGTGGGCTTTTCATCAATGCCACATCACAGCCCACTTCTTCGATAAGATCTTGAAGATCTCGGTTGTGGGTATCCTTCGAAAGCTGACCCAAACCGAGTAAAAGACTCTCGCATCGGTGCTGAGATGCAACCCGCTTGATTTCGTCCCACGCGGTGGGCGCCCGGGTGATCAGGGCTTCAGGTCTGTGACCCTGAGAATACGAAAGTGACAACGCCTCCTGTAATACGTTTTGAGCGTCTCTTAATCCTTTATCCGGATCTTCATTGGCTCGGCTTGTCACAATGCTCAACAGGAGTACACGGCCAACACTGCTTGGAGCCATGGCATTTGCGATCCCCACCATGGCTTGTGCATGTGCTGGGTTGGCCACTGGGAGCAATACAAAAGGGCTTCGTCCACGCAGCTTAACCAGAGTGGGATCTAGGCCCTCAGCGCTCGCATCGACCAGCTCGGCGCCTTTGGAAAACAAAGACACGTAAAGAAGGCTTCCCAGCCCCAGCCAGAAGAAAGCAATCAAACCAGCCCCGGGAACGTTCACTGCCTGAAAAATCGCCAGCGCGGTGCAGCACACCCCGCCCACAATCGGTACCAGCGGGAAGAATGGAGTTTGGTATGAGCCTTCCAAGGCGCCCATGCGTTTACGAGCTAGGTAGGTCGTACCGTGCGTTAGTGCAAAGGAGAGCAAGAAAATAAGACTTGCAGCCGCACCAGCACTCGCAAGATCGGGCACCATGAGAGTAATTGCCATGAGCGTTAGTG encodes the following:
- a CDS encoding glycosyltransferase family 2 protein, with amino-acid sequence MYESAPLPVAGTSSQCSSDHRVSIVVPIYNEVKNLPAFLKALDELKLPCEKELVFIDDCSADGSRALLESFDFSSKAVFIFHSENKGKGSAVRAGIAAATGAFIGIQDA
- a CDS encoding amino acid permease, encoding MSENRNAQSRTMDLRGATTVGVGAIVGGGIFVLAGVAFEATGPAALLAFLFNGLIALLTALSFAEISTSFPQSGGAYTFAKKVLSVRAAFGVGWFMWFAYIVAGVLYALGFAAYGALLVESILDVLGVAQPDWLGSRSTALLLALSAIIAYSVSLIRKSTGGGSWATNGKVVVFVVLILAGLFALMRQPLEQTAANMTPFFTEGSIGLLSAMGFTFIALQGFDLISTIAGEIKEPGRVIPRAMLFSLGLALVIYIPLLFLVSAVGVPEGTTITELSAKHPETIVALAARHYMGELGYWLVIIAAVMATLSALHANVLAASRVALSMARDHTLPRVFATMHPERQTPVMAIYATSLTLMAITLMVPDLASAGAAASLIFLLSFALTHGTTYLARKRMGALEGSYQTPFFPLVPIVGGVCCTALAIFQAVNVPGAGLIAFFWLGLGSLLYVSLFSKGAELVDASAEGLDPTLVKLRGRSPFVLLPVANPAHAQAMVGIANAMAPSSVGRVLLLSIVTSRANEDPDKGLRDAQNVLQEALSLSYSQGHRPEALITRAPTAWDEIKRVASQHRCESLLLGLGQLSKDTHNRDLQDLIEEVGCDVALMKSPPEWQLHEARKILVPVAGRGTEHELRARFLGSLSRGKDREVTFISVVPASASEASVKDTRQTIERLAEVKLPTHVNVEVLKSDTPVEAILEVSENYDLIILGLGRIPHANLLENPAMRIAHECNTAAILLSRHNTRLPLPMIFDRKGN